A stretch of the Capsicum annuum cultivar UCD-10X-F1 chromosome 8, UCD10Xv1.1, whole genome shotgun sequence genome encodes the following:
- the LOC107857232 gene encoding auxin-responsive protein SAUR36 has translation MRRFRGFVLKHRVTTLFRCMFRRRRSPARYHRLNPLPNSCTDSISRLFSWTHRLKTRAKAICSKAQYSGSGRGYMHVGSDPVPVPKGHLAVYVGQKDGDYKRVLVPVIYINHPLFSELLREAEEEYGFNHPGGITIPCRISEFERVQTRIQQGRVG, from the coding sequence ATGCGGAGATTCCGAGGTTTCGTGCTCAAACACCGTGTCACTACACTCTTCCGATGCATGTTCCGGCGACGGCGTTCGCCGGCGAGGTACCACCGGCTGAACCCACTTCCGAACTCGTGTACAGATTCGATTTCCAGGCTCTTCAGCTGGACCCACCGTCTGAAAACGAGAGCAAAAGCTATTTGCAGTAAGGCTCAGTATTCCGGGTCGGGTCGGGGCTACATGCATGTCGGGTCAGACCCGGTACCGGTACCAAAAGGGCATTTGGCAGTTTACGTGGGTCAAAAAGATGGTGATTATAAAAGAGTTTTGGTACCTGTAATTTATATTAATCATCCTTTGTTTAGTGAGTTGTTAAGAGAAGCTGAAGAAGAATATGGGTTTAATCATCCGGGTGGTATAACAATTCCTTGTCGGATCTCGGAGTTTGAGCGTGTTCAGACCCGGATCCAACAGGGTCGGGTCGGGTGA